In Candidatus Sulfurimonas marisnigri, a single genomic region encodes these proteins:
- a CDS encoding pentapeptide repeat-containing protein yields MAVVSIVNNLDCFAEEFKGITLHDSKIEKAEFESCPFISCDFSETFFFSCRFVECRFENCNLIMQSVLRFNQLVYIRGGVLLGNALVLVAVMEVEKVVRQKSFT; encoded by the coding sequence ATGGCGGTAGTAAGTATTGTAAATAATTTAGACTGTTTTGCAGAGGAATTTAAAGGTATTACTCTTCATGACTCAAAGATTGAAAAAGCGGAATTTGAATCGTGTCCATTTATATCTTGCGACTTTAGTGAAACTTTCTTTTTCTCTTGCAGGTTTGTTGAATGCCGATTTGAAAACTGTAATCTAATTATGCAGTCTGTTTTAAGGTTCAACCAGTTAGTTTATATACGTGGGGGAGTACTTCTTGGTAATGCATTGGTACTTGTGGCAGTTATGGAAGTGGAAAAAGTTGTAAGACAAAAAAGTTTCACATAA